Genomic segment of Molothrus aeneus isolate 106 chromosome 3, BPBGC_Maene_1.0, whole genome shotgun sequence:
aagtttggtttattttcctccttAACTAGCAGTCCTTGTTGGAGCCAAGGCTGCCTGAGTTGGGACGGGAAGAAATTCCTCAACTACCACAAAACTcataaaatcccattaaatttGGCAGGTCGGCCCTGCTTTGTGCTCACAGTCTGGGCTTGTCCTCAGATGATACAGCAGAGCCCTTTAGGACAGGGAAAGATCCCAGTTTCAGGCTGGTGGTAGGGAAAGGATCCCATGTGGATaccaggaggaggaaggcaggaatgTGGGAGCAGAGGTGACAACAGGTCCCAGCTCCTGTCACTGCCAGTAGGTGCCCACGCATTCCCAGGGCATGGGTGTTTCACATCTGTTTCCGTGGCTTTTTTGGGACAGGGAACAGAAACTGGTTTCCTCTGAGAAGCTCTGAATCCCTCTCCccatctctctcctcacccactGATCCCCCTTAGCTCCATTTCCTCCTCCACTGATCCCCCTTAGCTCCATTCCATTTCCTCACCCACTGATCCCTCTCAGCTCCATTTCCTCCCCCAGTGATCCCTCTCAGCTCCATTCCCTCTCCTGGCCCACTGAtccccctcagctcctgcttttttttgtgggaatgttcaggaaggagccaggcactgctgggcacagtAGCCTGCCAGATgttttggctgcagctgggcagatgTTTTGCAGTTGGAAAtcggcagggagcagcagcagcactttctCAGCTGGAAATGACCAGGGAAGGATGGAATTTGCAGGGAAAGGCTCCTATGTTTTTACTAAGCCATGCTAGTTTTAGTTTTCCTATGTTTTTACTAAGCCATGGGACCAGTCAaggaaatacataaaaatatacataaaaatatgcataaaataCGTGGGACTATAATTAGCTggacacaaaagccacagaAGGAGTGGTTTTTGAGCCTAGGATCTACTTCCAGAGCACTTGGACAATCCTACCAGGAGCACACGGATCCTGTGGGTGCTCACAGGGCTCCAGTGGCCAAACTGGCCACAACGAAGGCTGAGGGTCACAATCCATGTCACCAGAGCCTTTCCATTCCTtgccagctccttccctgcctcttttctggctctggctgctgctgttgtgaAGCAGAGAGGGCCAGGAATGCTCAGATTGAACGGGAAGCGCTGCTCAGCTCCGCTCCCGATCCCATCCGGCCCTTGCACACAGGGCCATTCTTCTCTCTAAATAGCCGGGTGCTGCACTTCCTCTGAGCTGGGAGAGCAAAGCAGCTCCCGAGGTTGCCAAGGGGACAGTTCTCAGTAAATCCCCAGGtttccctgccttccccagcccaggatttccttcccttcctctctccaTCAGATCGTGTCCGACAAGGTCCGGCTGAACGGCAGCGTGGCCGTGCTGCCCGTGGTGGCCACCAACGCCACCTTCTCCATCCGTGTGGCTGCTGTCACCAAGGGGGGAGTGGGACCTTTCAGCATTCCCATGGAGGTCTTCATCCCTGCCAGTGGTAAGGAGGTGCAGGGCTGGATGCTGGGAATAGCCCAGGGTGTGCTTTCCATGAGGCCGTTTGGCATCACTCCTTCAGATGCTTTCCCTGTCAGCCAAGGATCCTGatctgggagcagggcagcctcaCTCCtcattcccttttttccttattccCATGTAaccctctgggctctgctgaaaACCCCAGGgaatccctgccctgagccccaggtgctgcaggctgaCTCTTTCACCGGCTCCATTAACAGGATATTTTCTTAGGATTAATAACCTCAGCCCCCTCTTCGACTCCAGCCTCCGGGAATGCCGACTCCTTTGTCGTAGTCCTGGGATTTATCTGCGGGACAATTGCCGTCGGAGTCATCCTCTGCTTGTCCGTGGTCATCCACAAACGATGTGTGGAGACAAAATATGGGTAAGGGGATGGAAAACAGGGTGGCTCCCAAGGGATGgggggccagcagcccgtgctGGATTTGGGGACGAGGATTCTGTCTCCAGGAGTGATGTTGTTACcacaaatgacattttttatcCCGTTTTTTAAGTgggtttttccttcccctcccttccttaGCTCAGCAGTTCACCTTTTGCTCACTATTCCTATTTTCAAAGGGAAGTGAACTTGTGCAACTTGGTGGGGGATGTGTTTTGTCACGGAAATGAGAGAGCAGAGggtgtcactggtcaccagagggTGACCCGGACCCAAGGGAGTGGCTGGAGCTGTATCAGGAGAGGTTAGGCTGGATTTTAGGAAAAGATCCTTCCCCCGGAAGgaactgaacaggctccccagggaatggtcacagctccaaggctgccagagctcctggagcatttggacaatgctcccagggatgcactgggtgggattgttggggtgtctgtgcagggccaggagctggactggatgatccttgcgGGTTCCTTTCAACTCCATGATTCCATCACATCCCATGTCCTAGAGAAACCCTCCTGCCTCGTCCCACGCCCGGGTTCAATGGCCCAGCATTGTTTAAAAACACAGACAAAGGGCTGTTTTCTCCTGCGATAACCCAACACTCCTCACTCACCCTCGTGACTTCCCAAGTGCTGTTTAactgccctgtgctcccagttTGGGAACTGGTACCGAGTAAGGATCCCTTTCCTAACTGGTTATTGTCActctttccctgctttcccagTTCTGGAGCATCCTGCCCTGGTTTTGTTTCCCAAAGCTGGACTttgcagggctccagcagcattcctgctCCTTGAGTAGGAAATGAGTATCCTATTTCCTCCCCAAAAGCTCTGTGACTCACTCCTTGATGGTTCAGTGGTGTTTGTGGAGCTGTTGTTTTGCTCAGACGTTGCAGGCAATGGTGCCGatccaggaaaaaggaaatggaatgtgcatttccccttttcctatgCATCCCCtgggctccttcccctgccatgTTCATTCCTTTGTCCAGGtgaagcagccacagcagaTGTGTTTGTGTTCCCTTAGGAATGCTTTCAGCAGGAACGACTCGGAGCTGGTAGTGAACTACACAGCCAAGAAGTCCTACTGCCGGAGAGCTGTGGAACTGACCCGTAAGGATACGTTTTTATCCctctggaaggagctggagggggAAATGGCAGCAGGTGGGAGGTGCCTGAGCTCCTCCCGTCCCCCTCTCTTGCAGTGGGAAGCCTGGGtgtcagcagggagctgcagcagaagctgcaggatGTTGTTGTGGACAGAAACGCCCTGAGCCTGGGAAAGGTCCTGGGAGAGGGTGagtaaagctcatctcattccaacctcctgccacaggcagggaaccTTCCATGAGCCCAGCTTGTCCTCCTTCTGTCACTGATGAGGAACGAGCCTTTTGGCTCCATCTTGGAGCATTCCAGATCTTAGGGATCTGGTGATGTCCTGAAAGGTGGTGCTTTGGATAAAGGGATTCCTTCTTTCCTGTGGTGCAGGGGAGTTTGGATCCGTGATGGAGGGACGGCTCAGCCAGCCCGAAGGGCCCCCACAGAAGGTGGCTGTGAAGACCATGAAGTGTAAGTTGTCTCTCTGCCCACTGGATACCAGCATTCCCAGTACCTCTCTCAGGAACAGCATCCTGGcacttttttggggttttaaagctctttctttctctctgcttcccagTGGATAACTTTTCCCAAAGGGAGATTGAAGAGTTCCTCAGTGAGGCAGCGTGCATGAAGGACTTCGACCATCCCAATGTCATCAAGCTCCTCGGTATGGgctgtcccttcccaccctccaGATGGGATTTGGGTGGACCTGGATCCCTTTTCCCAGGGCACTGTGTGAGTTGTCCATGTTTCCCAGGGGTGTGCATCGagctgagctccctgcaggtGCCCAAGCCCATGGTGATCCTGCCGTTCATGAAGTACGGAGACCTGCACAGCTTCCTGCTCCGCTCCCGGCTGGAAATGGCCCCCCAGGtagggagcaccaggagcagaggagtggGGTGGGATCAAGGTGGGAAGGGAATcccccactgcagctcctgcaggctcaTGGGTCAATGAATGGCAGGGTCTGAGGGATGAGAGCTCGTCTGCTGCCATGGGCTCATCCATTGGGATGGCAGCACTGGATAGGGAAGCCTTTTGGATCAACACTGTGTAACCTCCACCTTCCCTCCCCAGTTTGTACCCCTGCAGACCCTGGTGAAGTTCATGGTGGACATCGCCCTGGGCATGGAATACCTGAGCAGTCGGAACTTCCTCCACAGGGACTTGGCAGCTCGAAACTGCATGTGAGTGTtttcctctgctccatcccGCGGGATGAACCCTGTGGATTTACAGCACAACTCTGCTCCTTTCCATAAAAGTTCCCTTGGTTCTGAgacccagagctcagccctggggctgtcctgaTCCCTGTTTTGCCCCAGGCTGCGGGATGACATGACGGTGTGCGTGGCAGACTTCGGGCTCTCCAAGAAGATCTACAGCGGGGATTACTACCGGCAGGGCCGCATCGCCAAGATGCCCGTCAAGTGGATCGCCCTCGAGTCCCTGGCTGACCGTGTCTACACCACCAAGAGCGACGTGGTAGGTCCCTGTGCCTGGAGGGACAGTCCCCTGGGCTGAGCCACGCCGTGCTCCTGTTGGTGTCATTCCCTGGAAGTGCAGGAGGCTGCCGGAGCCCTTCTGCTGCTGGCGCAGTCAGTTCCATGGGTGGGCCCCTCACCTCCATCCTGGTCATTCCCAGTTTTGGGAGCACCACAGCTCTGCCCGTTGTCCCTTGGATGCCAGGCAGTGACCTTTCCCCATGAAAAGGCTCATTCCATTCATTCCTCCTGGAAGCGTCCCTTCAGCCCTGGCCTTTTCCCTTTGTGCCGGCAGTGGGCATTTGGCGTCACCATGTGGGAGATTGCCACGCGCGGGATGACGCCGTACCCAGGAGTGCAGAACCACGAAATCTACGAGTACCTCTTCCATGGGCAGCGCCTGAAGAAGCCCGAGGATTGCCTGGATGAGCTGTGAGTCCTGGGATGCCAGCTGGGAAAATGGATTTTCCTAGGAACAAACCCCTTAATGTTTGCACAACGTGCCTAAGGAAAGCCAGATCCTGGAGCAGAGCGTGTGCCAGCATCTGCTGAACTGCAGGCAAAAATACCAACAAATATCCTCAGGGGAAGTAATGGGTTTGTAGGGCTGGCAAGGTCACCAGGAACAGTCAGTGCTTGGactttttagtatttttatttctttattttttgatttGATTTGGCCAAAAAGgtcctggctggtgatgctccTCTTTGTTCCACAAAACTCTCTCTAGGTCCCTTCATTGACTCAAATCTATAAATCTGTGTCCCCCTGGAAAGGGAAGATGGAAAATGCACAAACCTTTGGATTTCTGAGCAGTTCAGCAAAGGTCTTTCTCCCAAGCTTCTTTCCTGAGTTTTTCTCCAGTGCTGTTAGAGCTGAGAATGTTTAACCCCCCATGAGAGCTGAGAGCTTTGAATCTCAACTGGATAAACAGAGTGGTACATTTCCTAAAAGGCTCCTCTCCGctgcctgttcctgaaggaaGCAGTGCAGGAACCTCTAAGAATCCAGCCTGCTGGAGGGCAgagaggctggcagggacatGCTGGGAGCTTCCAGGGCTCCCTGACATCCAGCCCGGGAGCAGGCACCTGCCAAGGGAAGGACTGGGCATCCCACACACAAAGCTGGGATGTTCCCAGGGAACAGATCCCAGGGCTGCACTGGAAGAGACTTCTCACATTTCTAACAACAGCTTGGGTTGATAAATCCATGCCCTTGGGAAACAGCCTAAGCAGAGGGAGTTGGTTTCACTTTGATTTAATGGGAATTTCAAGGCTTGCCCAGCTTGGAGGGAAACTGGGAATTAACCCCCATATCTCCCCTAATGCAGAGAAgtgcaggctgcccagagaagctgtggctgctccattcctgaaagtgttcaaggacagCTTGGAGCTACCTGGGGTGGTgggaggtgcccctgcccatgcctgcagggtgggactggatgagctttaaggtcccttccaaaccaaaccattctgggatgctgggatcCTCTGTTAACCACACTCCTCTCCCAATTTCCAGGTATGAAATAATGTCTGAGTGCTGGAGAGCCGACCCTGCCACTCGCCCCACCTTCTCCCAGCTCAAAGTCcagctggagaagctgctggaaaacCTGCCCAGCTCCAAGGCATGCGGGGACATCATCTACATCAACACCGGCCTTCCCGAGCAGAGCCCGGACTCCACGCAGGATTCCGGCTTCCCGCAAGCGGACTCGGATTTGGACGCCGGGGAGGCGTCGGAGCCCGGCTCCCCTGGCGCGGAGGCGGCGCTGGTGGCTGTGGATGTGCATCCCAGCgagctgtgggacagcaggTACAttgtggaggagcagctggctgGCCCCGTGGAGGAGCCCTACGTgccactgctgccctgccaggccttGGAGCCGGGGAGCCGATGGAGCCAGGCCAGCACTTTGCCGGCGTCGGAGCGGCCGCGCGCCGGGAGCTGCGGGGAGGACTCGGAAGGGCCGCTGGGAATGGTGTGAGCGGCACCATGGCAAGGACACAGAGggaatattttaataaacagtcatctcttttatttattatctCCTGCACGGTTTGCCTGGTGGAGGCTGGCTCTCCCCAGGAGCTTTTTCCTGGGCTGAAGTCCCAGGGGTTTGGAATTAACAGTGGAATTATTTTGCTGTAATTATTCATCTTCTCCagaaggagcagggcagggtggggtgGATGGGGCAgctggccttgcagggcctggtgttttcccccttttccatcCTGTGTTAAGGTTTGTGGGATGGGCATCCCCCTGGATGATGAGTGCTCCAGCTCTACAGCCTGCTGGGGGATTTCACACTGCAAGAGATCCCCGTGGAAAACAGCAACGGGAGCCCCAATGGGAACAGCGGGTGCTCCCACATTTCCTTCTCCCTGATGGGTTCCACATGCTAAGGAACcattgctcctgctgcagcaccaaggAAACAGGAGCCTGAGGGGGTCCCgggagggctggagcccccGGACACGGCCTggcccttccctgctgccccttCTCCTTTTGGGGGGAATTCTGCTGCTTCCATAGCTGGAGCTGCTCGGCAGCAATCAGAACCGGACCCAGCACCTTTTGCCTCTCCTTGGGGGAGACTGGGCTGGAAATGGGGGTACcgagctggggagggggtgcAGGAGTTGGAGAAGGGGGTACCGAACTGGGGGCAGGGGGTTGCAGGAGAGGGAAGGTATTTTGGGACTGGGGAAAGGGATGCAGTGACTGAGATGGggtgcaggagctggaaaaCGGGGTGCCGagctgaggaggggctgcagggctgggaaagggttTCCCTGCCCGGCACGGGTGGTCCCGGCCCCGCTGGAGTGGGGGGGCTGACAGGGGCTCCGGCACGGTGCCCGCTTGTCCCGGCAGCACCAGAAACAGCTTTGCTGGGGGAAAAGCCACCCTCTGGCACCCCAGCCGCTGTGGATGGATGCCCACGGAGCCCCGctggtgtccctggggatggatgCCCTCGGAGCCCCGctggtgtccctggggatggatgCCCTCGGAGCCCCGCTGATGTCCCGGGGGATGGATGCCCTCGGAGCCCGGCCGGTGTCCCGGGGGATGGATGCCCCCGGAGCCCGGCCGGTGTCCCGGGGGATgcgcggggccggcccggcgccGGGGCGGGGAAGCGCCGCGTCCCCTGCACGGGGCagcgcgggggcggcgcgggcggggcggggagaGCGCGGGGCAGCCGGTCCCGGAGAGCGGCGGGGCCGCACCGCACCAtggcggggccgcggggggcgcggggccgcctcccgccgctgctcctgctgctgctgccgctgctgctgccgctccCGGCCGCGCCGGCCGCCCAGGTGAGGGGGGACCGGGACCCCgggaggggctttggggggcTCCTCTCCGCTTCCCGCTCGCTCCCCGCTGCCGTGCGCCCCGACAGCCCCGCAGCGCTGCCCGCGCTCCTGCCCCGGCAAACAGGTGGGCAAAGCCCCAACCCGCGCTTAAACTGCACGTGAGCCGCGCTTAAAGCGCGCGCGGCTTCTTCTGGGCTCTTTTCGCACTTCTTACCCCACACCTGAAGCTCCCCCCGAGCAAAGAATCCCCGTTCGGGGCTTTTGGGAGGGGATTTTCCAGCTTTGCGATGGCTCAGCATCCCGCCGGAGCTCGCGCTGGCTCTCGGAGTTAAACCCAGCCCTAACAAAGAGCTGTTTATTAAAGCCAGCGACGCGCCAGCATCTATTTGCTTTTGCCTCCCTTCCTCTGGGCTCGGGGtatcccagagctgccagcacagcccggcTCATCCCCCCGGCAGCCCGGGACCCCCGAAGCCGCTCCCGGGGAAGCAGAGGACACCGAGTGCATTGCTTGGGCTGCTGCGTTTGTCCTCTCTCAACCCTCAGCAGCTCTTTGGAAACGGGAATCTTTCCACAGTGCGGTtatggaaagggggaaagaaatcCCTTCGACCAGGTGGGACAGAGCCCACCACCTCCGCTCGCTTTCCCGGAATTCCATAGCCCCCAGGCCAGTCCCCGTGCGCTCTCTCCTCACTGCACTCCCCAGATTTCTGAACTCTGGGAACGGCTTTGCTCTTTTTCCTCGGTTTCAAGTCAATTCCGCAGGAATCCCATAATAACGATGCCCGTCTCCGGCATGAGTCAGTCCCGTGGGAGCGATCGGTTTGCAGGCAGGAGTCCCACCAGCGTTCCTGGCCCCGGCAGAGCTCACAAGACagctgttttcctcttcttttgtcATGTGGaagtgggacagggctggagctcctgcaggatgaAACATGAGTTATAGCATCTCTCCCACAAAGcgatcccagccctgcctggagcgcAGGCCTAGGTGGAAAAAACTCCTGGATCTGGGTAAATGCAGGGGAAAATACAAAGTCAGGGCTCTCAGGGAACGTTGGATGCTGCGGAGCTCCTGCGCCAGCCTCCTCCCATGGGCAGCAGGTTGGCTCCTGGGAGgagtggcagcacagggaggtccccatccctgtccctatccctgtGTCCCGCAGAGCTGcctcagcaggcagcagctcctggctgccatccggcagatgcagcagctgctgaaggggCAGGAGACGCGGTTCTCCGAGGGGCTGCGCGCTGTCAGGAGCCGCCTGAGCACCATCCACGCCTCCCTAGCCAAGGCCGCCCCGGAGCTGCCCGCCGGTGAGTCCCTGGGACAGCATTCCAGGGAAATCGCAGGTAAAGGGTGGCTTGGAAGGATAGGCACCTCTCCAAACTCATCCCCTTTCCATGGTCTCACagctgcctgtcctgccctCCAAGCCCCTGCG
This window contains:
- the MERTK gene encoding tyrosine-protein kinase Mer isoform X1, translating into MGGGRWALLWALLAALRPPRGGAEEADGEGGVRPYLLAHSRRSQRSLLWSTTEEPPGSSVGQLRFNPTVPRVVINEHKDVTFNCSIRVPQELLRADAPGISLWKDGRELHVLDRIASSHFEIPDEEKVDMTSTFSILGAQRSDNGSYVCKLNIFGVEVVSDPILVLLEGLPHFIHQPEQLNVTRNSSFNLTCHAVGPPEPVEIYWFQNNIRVNQKPHISPSVLTVPGLIKPALFSCEAHNSKGLTASNPGQVNIKGIPSAPVSVQVLNRTARGIRISWVPGFDAFSALNNCSVQVREVVPRGNVSLQAFHTSVPPHVYHIQQLEPMEEYNIRVSCGNEVGWSAFSPWITASTTEGAPTTPPLNITVSFNKSSSLLEIQWVKPPLERIHGELQGYLIWYRWHNSEGMQIVSDKVRLNGSVAVLPVVATNATFSIRVAAVTKGGVGPFSIPMEVFIPASGLITSAPSSTPASGNADSFVVVLGFICGTIAVGVILCLSVVIHKRCVETKYGNAFSRNDSELVVNYTAKKSYCRRAVELTLGSLGVSRELQQKLQDVVVDRNALSLGKVLGEGEFGSVMEGRLSQPEGPPQKVAVKTMKLDNFSQREIEEFLSEAACMKDFDHPNVIKLLGVCIELSSLQVPKPMVILPFMKYGDLHSFLLRSRLEMAPQFVPLQTLVKFMVDIALGMEYLSSRNFLHRDLAARNCMLRDDMTVCVADFGLSKKIYSGDYYRQGRIAKMPVKWIALESLADRVYTTKSDVWAFGVTMWEIATRGMTPYPGVQNHEIYEYLFHGQRLKKPEDCLDELYEIMSECWRADPATRPTFSQLKVQLEKLLENLPSSKACGDIIYINTGLPEQSPDSTQDSGFPQADSDLDAGEASEPGSPGAEAALVAVDVHPSELWDSRYIVEEQLAGPVEEPYVPLLPCQALEPGSRWSQASTLPASERPRAGSCGEDSEGPLGMV
- the MERTK gene encoding tyrosine-protein kinase Mer isoform X2; translation: MGGGRWALLWALLAALRPPRGGAEEADGEGGVRPYLLAHSRRSQRSLLWSTTEEPPGSSVGQLRFNPTVPRVVINEHKDVTFNCSIRVPQELLRADAPGISLWKDGRELHVLDRIASSHFEIPDEEKVDMTSTFSILGAQRSDNGSYVCKLNIFGVEVVSDPILVLLEGLPHFIHQPEQLNVTRNSSFNLTCHAVGPPEPVEIYWFQNNIRVNQKPHISPSVLTVPGLIKPALFSCEAHNSKGLTASNPGQVNIKGIPSAPVSVQVLNRTARGIRISWVPGFDAFSALNNCSVQVREVVPRGNVSLQAFHTSVPPHVYHIQQLEPMEEYNIRVSCGNEVGWSAFSPWITASTTEGAPTTPPLNITVSFNKSSSLLEIQWVKPPLERIHGELQGYLIWYRWHNSEGMIVSDKVRLNGSVAVLPVVATNATFSIRVAAVTKGGVGPFSIPMEVFIPASGLITSAPSSTPASGNADSFVVVLGFICGTIAVGVILCLSVVIHKRCVETKYGNAFSRNDSELVVNYTAKKSYCRRAVELTLGSLGVSRELQQKLQDVVVDRNALSLGKVLGEGEFGSVMEGRLSQPEGPPQKVAVKTMKLDNFSQREIEEFLSEAACMKDFDHPNVIKLLGVCIELSSLQVPKPMVILPFMKYGDLHSFLLRSRLEMAPQFVPLQTLVKFMVDIALGMEYLSSRNFLHRDLAARNCMLRDDMTVCVADFGLSKKIYSGDYYRQGRIAKMPVKWIALESLADRVYTTKSDVWAFGVTMWEIATRGMTPYPGVQNHEIYEYLFHGQRLKKPEDCLDELYEIMSECWRADPATRPTFSQLKVQLEKLLENLPSSKACGDIIYINTGLPEQSPDSTQDSGFPQADSDLDAGEASEPGSPGAEAALVAVDVHPSELWDSRYIVEEQLAGPVEEPYVPLLPCQALEPGSRWSQASTLPASERPRAGSCGEDSEGPLGMV
- the MERTK gene encoding tyrosine-protein kinase Mer isoform X3 codes for the protein MGGGRWALLWALLAALRPPRGGAEEADGEGGVRPYLLAHSRRSQRSLLWSTTEEPPGSSVGQLRFNPTVPRVVINEHKDVTFNCSIRVPQELLRADAPGISLWKDGRELHVLDRIASSHFEIPDEEKVDMTSTFSILGAQRSDNGSYVCKLNIFGVEVVSDPILVLLEGLPHFIHQPEQLNVTRNSSFNLTCHAVGPPEPVEIYWFQNNIRVNQKPHISPSVLTVPGLIKPALFSCEAHNSKGLTASNPGQVNIKGIPSAPVSVQVLNRTARGIRISWVPGFDAFSALNNCSVQVREVVPRGNVSLQAFHTSVPPHVYHIQQLEPMEEYNIRVSCGNEVGWSAFSPWITASTTEGAPTTPPLNITVSFNKSSSLLEIQWVKPPLERIHGELQGYLIWYRWHNSEGMQIVSDKVRLNGSVAVLPVVATNATFSIRVAAVTKGGVGPFSIPMEVFIPASASGNADSFVVVLGFICGTIAVGVILCLSVVIHKRCVETKYGNAFSRNDSELVVNYTAKKSYCRRAVELTLGSLGVSRELQQKLQDVVVDRNALSLGKVLGEGEFGSVMEGRLSQPEGPPQKVAVKTMKLDNFSQREIEEFLSEAACMKDFDHPNVIKLLGVCIELSSLQVPKPMVILPFMKYGDLHSFLLRSRLEMAPQFVPLQTLVKFMVDIALGMEYLSSRNFLHRDLAARNCMLRDDMTVCVADFGLSKKIYSGDYYRQGRIAKMPVKWIALESLADRVYTTKSDVWAFGVTMWEIATRGMTPYPGVQNHEIYEYLFHGQRLKKPEDCLDELYEIMSECWRADPATRPTFSQLKVQLEKLLENLPSSKACGDIIYINTGLPEQSPDSTQDSGFPQADSDLDAGEASEPGSPGAEAALVAVDVHPSELWDSRYIVEEQLAGPVEEPYVPLLPCQALEPGSRWSQASTLPASERPRAGSCGEDSEGPLGMV